Proteins encoded within one genomic window of Micromonospora halotolerans:
- a CDS encoding LacI family DNA-binding transcriptional regulator, giving the protein MTIATVARHAQVSRQTVSNVLNAPHIVREETRRRVQEAISALGYRANQAARQMRTGRSRLIAVRIEPTRDGINGSVLDRFLHGLTETADAAGYRVMLYTARDDDQEIATYDDLLGAYDLDAFVLTGTKHGDPRTAWLAAREVPFVTFGRPWDALDAHPWVDVDGAAGTAQVTRHLLDAGHHRIAFLGWPAGSGVGDDRCAGWRTTMAAAGHDVAGLRRESEDGIAEGERELRDLLARDVPPTAVVCASDSLALGALQAARHAAAPVAVVGFDDTPVAAAVGLSSVSQPLAAAAARCVDLLTDLLDGQPTDHHVLLTPTLVLRQTA; this is encoded by the coding sequence GTGACCATCGCGACGGTGGCCCGGCATGCCCAGGTGAGCCGGCAGACGGTCTCCAACGTGCTCAACGCGCCGCACATCGTCCGCGAGGAGACCCGGCGGCGGGTGCAGGAGGCGATCAGCGCGCTCGGCTACCGGGCCAACCAGGCCGCCCGGCAGATGCGGACCGGCCGCTCCCGCCTCATCGCCGTCCGCATCGAGCCCACCCGCGACGGGATCAACGGCTCGGTGCTCGACCGCTTCCTGCACGGGCTCACCGAGACCGCCGACGCCGCCGGCTACCGGGTCATGCTCTACACGGCCCGCGACGACGACCAGGAGATCGCCACCTACGACGACCTGCTCGGCGCGTACGACCTGGACGCGTTCGTGCTCACCGGCACCAAGCACGGCGACCCGCGCACCGCGTGGCTGGCCGCGCGCGAGGTGCCGTTCGTGACCTTCGGCCGGCCGTGGGACGCCCTCGACGCGCACCCGTGGGTCGACGTGGACGGCGCCGCCGGCACCGCCCAGGTCACCCGGCACCTGCTCGACGCCGGCCACCACCGGATCGCCTTCCTCGGCTGGCCGGCCGGCTCCGGCGTCGGCGACGACCGGTGCGCCGGCTGGCGTACCACCATGGCGGCGGCCGGCCACGACGTGGCCGGCCTGCGCCGGGAGAGCGAGGACGGCATCGCCGAGGGCGAGCGGGAACTGCGGGACCTGCTCGCCCGCGACGTGCCGCCGACCGCGGTGGTCTGCGCCAGCGACTCGCTCGCCCTCGGCGCGCTCCAGGCCGCGCGCCACGCCGCCGCGCCGGTCGCCGTCGTCGGCTTCGACGACACCCCGGTGGCCGCCGCGGTCGGCCTGAGCAGCGTCAGCCAGCCGCTCGCCGCGGCCGCCGCCCGCTGCGTCGACCTGCTCACCGACCTGCTCGACGGCCAGCCCACCGATCACCATGTGCTGCTCACTCCCACGCTCGTGCTCCGGCAGACGGCGTGA
- a CDS encoding amylo-alpha-1,6-glucosidase, producing MSERHLQPLLHDLVGVVHAPTSALGDAAGQIRPHGVQGVFHADARVLSRAELRLDDREPEALTRGPAGPHGARFVALARWLGDPTPDPTVRVERTRQAGPHGVTEELVVSSTAADPVHTTVSVDLGCDLAPIELVKSGGSGAPLEAKAGEPGRVQWAAEGLTVTVTGEAATVDAAGDRATAPRLSWPVTLAPGESATLRWRLAVTDPKAVVTAAPPGPGWSEPAVRADDRRLVRLLDRALADLRALRLAEPAHPEDVFLGAGVPWFLTLFGRDSLWAARMMLPLGTDLAAGTLRVLARRQGTRVDPATGEAPGKILHELRRHEVALADGGLRLPPAYYGTVDATMLWVGLLHDAWRWGLPADQVEPLLPHLEAALGWLGEHADADGDGFIEYVDTTGHGLANQGWKDSGDAVRFRDGRLAAPPIVLAEVQGYAYQAAVNGADLLDAFGRPGADRWRGYADRLATRFRAAFWVDGPHGPQPALALDRDKRPVDSLTSNIGHLLGTGLLSDAESAQVAALLSTEALAGGFGLRTMSTDDAGFSPLSYHCGSIWAHDTAVVLGGLARDGHRAPALRLADGLLAAAEAFDYRLPELYGGDDRAALGRPVPYPAACHPQAWSAAAAVLLLQAALGLYPDVPAGRVDLRPLAGPELGALAADGLRIAGTPIKITVNHTGHPTLTGLPHSLHIPTPRPAPNPTHSPA from the coding sequence TTGTCCGAACGCCACCTGCAACCGCTGCTGCACGACCTGGTCGGCGTGGTGCACGCCCCCACGAGCGCGCTGGGCGACGCGGCGGGTCAGATCCGGCCGCACGGCGTCCAGGGCGTCTTCCACGCCGACGCCCGGGTGCTCTCCCGCGCCGAGCTGCGCCTCGACGACCGGGAGCCGGAGGCGCTGACCCGCGGGCCGGCGGGGCCGCACGGCGCCCGCTTCGTCGCCCTGGCCCGCTGGCTCGGCGACCCCACCCCCGACCCGACCGTCCGGGTCGAGCGCACCCGGCAGGCCGGCCCGCACGGCGTCACCGAGGAACTCGTCGTCTCGTCCACCGCCGCCGACCCGGTCCACACCACGGTCAGCGTCGACCTCGGCTGCGACCTCGCGCCCATCGAGCTGGTCAAGTCCGGCGGGAGCGGCGCGCCGCTGGAGGCGAAGGCCGGCGAGCCGGGCCGGGTCCAGTGGGCCGCCGAGGGGCTCACCGTGACCGTCACCGGCGAGGCGGCCACCGTGGACGCCGCCGGTGACCGGGCCACCGCACCCCGGCTGAGCTGGCCCGTCACGCTCGCCCCCGGCGAGTCCGCGACGCTGCGCTGGCGGCTGGCCGTCACCGACCCGAAGGCGGTGGTGACCGCCGCCCCGCCCGGCCCCGGCTGGTCCGAGCCGGCCGTACGCGCCGACGACCGCCGCCTGGTCCGGCTCCTCGACCGCGCCCTGGCCGACCTGCGCGCGCTGCGCCTGGCCGAGCCGGCCCACCCGGAGGACGTCTTCCTCGGCGCCGGCGTGCCCTGGTTCCTCACCCTCTTCGGCCGGGACAGTCTCTGGGCCGCCCGGATGATGCTGCCGCTCGGCACCGACCTGGCCGCCGGCACGCTGCGCGTGCTGGCCCGCCGGCAGGGCACCCGGGTCGACCCGGCCACCGGCGAGGCGCCCGGCAAGATCCTGCACGAGCTGCGCCGGCACGAGGTCGCCCTGGCCGACGGCGGGCTACGGCTGCCGCCCGCCTACTACGGCACGGTCGACGCGACCATGCTCTGGGTCGGGCTGCTGCACGACGCCTGGCGCTGGGGGCTCCCCGCCGACCAGGTCGAGCCGCTGCTCCCCCACCTGGAGGCGGCGCTCGGCTGGCTCGGCGAGCACGCCGACGCCGACGGCGACGGCTTCATCGAGTACGTCGACACCACCGGCCACGGCCTGGCCAACCAGGGCTGGAAGGACTCCGGCGACGCGGTGCGCTTCCGGGACGGCCGGCTGGCCGCGCCGCCCATCGTGCTGGCCGAGGTGCAGGGGTACGCGTACCAGGCCGCCGTGAACGGGGCCGACCTGCTCGACGCCTTCGGCCGCCCCGGCGCCGACCGCTGGCGCGGGTACGCCGACCGGCTCGCCACCCGCTTCCGTGCCGCGTTCTGGGTCGACGGCCCGCACGGCCCACAGCCCGCCCTGGCGCTCGACCGGGACAAGCGCCCGGTGGACTCGCTGACCAGCAACATCGGCCACCTGCTCGGCACCGGGCTGCTCTCGGACGCCGAGTCGGCGCAGGTCGCCGCCCTGCTCTCGACCGAGGCCCTCGCGGGCGGCTTCGGCCTGCGCACCATGTCCACCGACGACGCCGGGTTCAGCCCGCTGTCGTACCACTGCGGGTCGATCTGGGCGCACGACACGGCCGTCGTGCTCGGTGGGCTGGCCCGGGACGGCCACCGCGCGCCGGCGCTCCGGCTCGCCGACGGCCTGCTGGCGGCCGCCGAGGCCTTCGACTACCGCCTCCCCGAGCTGTACGGCGGGGACGACCGGGCGGCGCTCGGCCGGCCGGTGCCGTACCCGGCGGCGTGCCACCCCCAGGCCTGGTCGGCCGCGGCGGCCGTGCTGCTCCTCCAGGCGGCGCTCGGCCTCTATCCCGACGTGCCCGCCGGCCGCGTCGACCTCCGCCCCCTGGCCGGCCCCGAACTCGGCGCCCTCGCGGCGGACGGCCTGCGAATCGCCGGCACCCCGATCAAGATCACGGTCAACCACACCGGCCACCCCACCCTCACCGGCCTCCCCCACTCCCTGCACATCCCCACCCCCCGCCCGGCCCCCAACCCCACCCACTCCCCCGCCTGA
- a CDS encoding GNAT family N-acetyltransferase, which translates to MIDSGLCDRVGRRVTLRPVGDDNWRAVADVAPRDDQRTFVPALAARYLVLTMRSDVWTSLAVCADETVVGHVMWGVDDDGSRWIGGMVIDAGEQDRGIGRAAVKTLTDWLSKAGQPIRLSYRPDNTAAATLYGSLGFHPTGAMEDDELIAELTPA; encoded by the coding sequence ATGATCGATTCCGGGCTGTGTGACCGCGTCGGCCGCCGGGTGACCCTGCGGCCGGTGGGCGACGACAACTGGCGGGCGGTGGCCGACGTCGCGCCCCGCGACGACCAGCGCACGTTCGTGCCGGCGCTGGCGGCCCGCTACCTGGTGCTGACCATGCGCTCGGACGTGTGGACCTCGCTCGCCGTGTGTGCGGACGAGACGGTGGTCGGGCACGTCATGTGGGGAGTGGACGACGACGGCTCCCGCTGGATCGGCGGCATGGTCATCGACGCCGGCGAGCAGGACCGGGGCATCGGTCGCGCCGCCGTGAAGACCCTCACCGACTGGCTCAGCAAGGCCGGACAACCGATCCGCCTCAGCTACCGCCCCGACAACACCGCCGCCGCCACCCTCTACGGCTCCCTGGGCTTCCACCCGACCGGCGCCATGGAGGACGACGAACTCATCGCCGAACTCACCCCGGCCTGA
- a CDS encoding AraC family transcriptional regulator, translating into MTQTDGLTGLLDWLQEALDDPETGPADLAARAHLSRFHFDRLVAAATGEPPGALRRRLLLERAAHRLITSDRTVLDIAVEAGYGSHEAFTRAFQRSYGTAPTLLRRRPPLTFRELELPCPSGVHFQPPGGLRLPATRQETPMNVLQHLVDHHVQTLTAIIERAGTLGDEVLDRPVTVSVETIDEQPTLRSLINAMVTQEEHWLSALRGGEWPDESDRSVSGLAARHAVAGRDWRAFVARTLDAGTLADTFVDTTCTPPTTHTLGGTIGHVITFAAVRRTLAIGALHSAGITDLGAGDPRPYLDAAATTAAG; encoded by the coding sequence ATGACCCAGACGGACGGACTCACCGGCCTCCTCGACTGGCTCCAGGAAGCCCTGGACGACCCGGAGACCGGGCCGGCGGATCTGGCCGCCCGGGCCCACCTGTCCCGGTTCCACTTCGACCGGTTGGTCGCCGCGGCCACCGGGGAACCGCCGGGCGCACTGCGCCGCCGCCTGCTCCTGGAGCGCGCCGCGCACCGGCTCATCACCAGCGACCGGACCGTCCTCGACATCGCCGTCGAGGCCGGGTACGGCTCGCACGAGGCGTTCACCCGCGCCTTCCAGCGGTCGTACGGCACCGCACCCACCCTGCTCCGACGCCGCCCGCCGCTGACCTTCCGCGAGCTGGAGCTGCCCTGCCCCAGCGGCGTCCACTTCCAACCGCCCGGCGGCCTGCGGCTGCCCGCGACACGTCAGGAGACTCCGATGAACGTCCTCCAGCACCTGGTCGACCACCACGTCCAGACCCTCACCGCGATCATCGAGCGCGCGGGCACCCTCGGCGACGAGGTGCTCGACCGGCCCGTCACCGTGTCCGTGGAGACCATCGACGAGCAGCCGACGCTCCGCTCGTTGATCAACGCCATGGTCACCCAGGAGGAGCACTGGCTGTCGGCGCTGCGCGGCGGCGAGTGGCCCGACGAGAGCGACCGGTCCGTGTCCGGGCTGGCCGCCCGGCACGCGGTCGCCGGCCGCGACTGGCGGGCCTTCGTGGCCCGGACGCTCGACGCCGGCACCCTGGCGGACACCTTCGTCGACACCACCTGCACGCCGCCGACCACCCACACCCTGGGCGGCACCATCGGCCACGTGATCACCTTCGCCGCCGTGCGCCGCACCCTGGCCATCGGCGCCCTGCACAGCGCCGGGATCACCGACCTGGGCGCCGGCGACCCCCGCCCGTACCTGGACGCCGCCGCGACCACCGCGGCCGGCTGA
- the dapB gene encoding 4-hydroxy-tetrahydrodipicolinate reductase yields the protein MSDEQEKTQVGVLGAHGRMGMEVCKAVDAAGDLDLVATVDQGDDLSAASGADVVVDFTTPDVVMDNLRWCIDQGIHAVVGTTGFTEQRLDQVRGWLAGKPGVGVVIAPNFGIGAVLMMQFAARAARHFESVEIIEQHHPRKLDAPSGTATHTARLVAQARAEAGLGPTPDATRDEVPGARGADIDGVRVHAVRATGLVAHQEVLFGTTGETLTIRHDSYDRASFMPGVLLAVREVRRRPGLTVGLDALLD from the coding sequence GTGAGTGACGAGCAGGAGAAGACCCAGGTCGGCGTGCTGGGTGCCCACGGCCGGATGGGCATGGAGGTCTGCAAGGCCGTCGACGCGGCCGGCGACCTCGACCTGGTGGCCACCGTCGACCAGGGCGACGACCTGTCCGCCGCCTCCGGCGCCGACGTGGTCGTCGACTTCACCACCCCCGACGTCGTCATGGACAACCTGCGCTGGTGCATCGACCAGGGCATCCACGCGGTCGTCGGCACCACCGGCTTCACCGAGCAGCGCCTCGACCAGGTGCGCGGCTGGCTCGCCGGCAAGCCCGGCGTCGGCGTGGTGATCGCGCCCAACTTCGGCATCGGCGCGGTGCTCATGATGCAGTTCGCCGCCCGCGCGGCCCGGCACTTCGAGTCGGTCGAGATCATCGAGCAGCACCACCCCCGCAAGCTGGACGCCCCCAGCGGCACCGCCACCCACACGGCCCGGCTCGTCGCGCAGGCCCGCGCCGAGGCCGGTCTCGGCCCCACCCCCGACGCCACCAGGGACGAGGTGCCCGGCGCCCGCGGCGCCGACATCGACGGGGTACGCGTCCACGCCGTCCGCGCCACCGGTCTGGTCGCCCACCAGGAGGTGCTCTTCGGCACCACCGGCGAGACGCTGACCATCCGGCACGACTCGTACGACCGGGCCTCGTTCATGCCCGGCGTGCTGCTGGCGGTGCGCGAGGTGCGCCGCCGGCCGGGCCTCACCGTGGGCCTGGACGCCCTGCTCGACTGA
- a CDS encoding M16 family metallopeptidase: MSRTRRSSSPAARRGVTSPGVARPAGGAARAITRTLSDDPLGGTVRRTVLPSGLRVLTEAIPAMRSVSFGIWVAVGSRDETGPQAGAAHFLEHLLFKGTNKRSALEISSEIEAVGGETNAFTTKEYTCYYARVLDEDLPLAIDVMCDLVADSVLAAPDVETERGVILEEIAMHDDEPGDEVHDLFARAVYGDHPLGRLISGTEETVTPMTRRQIQSFYRRRYAAPQIVIAAAGNLDHTAVVKLVRQALRGTPLDTDPAAPAAHRPATPAVRTKPAATLVEPKETEQAHVILGCPGIDRTDERRFALGVLNNVLGGGMSSRLFQEIREQRGLAYSVYSYASQYADSGLFAVYAGCAPGKVDEVLDLTRAELQRVAATGISEAELARGKGMSKGSFVLGLEDTGSRMSRLAKGELLYGNLMPVDELLARVDAVTLDDVNGLAADLLARPMSLAVVGPFDESAFAAR, translated from the coding sequence GTGAGTCGGACCCGGCGTTCGTCCTCCCCGGCGGCTCGACGGGGGGTCACGTCGCCCGGGGTCGCGCGCCCCGCGGGCGGAGCCGCCCGGGCGATCACCCGCACCCTCAGCGACGACCCGCTGGGCGGCACCGTCCGCCGCACCGTGCTCCCCAGCGGCCTGCGCGTGCTCACCGAGGCGATCCCGGCCATGCGCAGCGTCTCGTTCGGCATCTGGGTGGCGGTGGGCTCCCGCGACGAGACCGGGCCGCAGGCCGGCGCCGCGCACTTCCTGGAGCACCTGCTTTTCAAGGGCACCAACAAGCGCAGCGCGCTGGAGATCTCCTCGGAGATCGAGGCGGTGGGCGGCGAGACCAACGCCTTCACCACGAAGGAATACACCTGCTACTACGCCCGCGTGCTGGACGAGGACCTGCCGCTGGCCATCGACGTCATGTGTGACCTGGTGGCCGACTCGGTGCTGGCCGCGCCCGACGTGGAGACCGAACGCGGGGTGATCCTCGAAGAGATCGCCATGCACGACGACGAGCCCGGCGACGAGGTGCACGACCTGTTCGCCCGCGCCGTCTACGGCGACCACCCCCTCGGCCGGCTGATCTCCGGCACCGAGGAGACGGTCACGCCGATGACCCGGCGGCAGATCCAGAGCTTCTACCGCCGCCGCTACGCGGCGCCGCAGATCGTCATCGCCGCCGCCGGCAACCTCGATCACACCGCCGTGGTGAAGCTGGTCCGGCAGGCGCTGCGCGGCACCCCGCTGGACACCGACCCGGCCGCGCCGGCCGCGCACCGGCCGGCCACCCCGGCGGTACGCACCAAGCCGGCCGCCACCCTGGTCGAGCCGAAGGAGACCGAGCAGGCGCACGTCATCCTCGGCTGCCCCGGCATCGACCGCACCGACGAGCGGCGCTTCGCCCTCGGGGTGCTCAACAACGTGCTCGGCGGCGGCATGTCCAGCCGGCTGTTCCAGGAGATCCGCGAGCAGCGCGGCCTGGCCTACTCGGTCTACTCCTACGCCAGCCAGTACGCCGACAGCGGCCTGTTCGCCGTCTACGCCGGCTGCGCGCCGGGCAAGGTGGACGAGGTGCTGGACCTGACCCGCGCCGAACTCCAGCGGGTGGCCGCCACGGGGATCAGCGAGGCCGAGCTGGCCCGGGGCAAGGGGATGAGCAAGGGCTCCTTCGTCCTCGGCCTGGAGGACACCGGCTCCCGGATGAGCCGGCTGGCCAAGGGCGAGCTGCTCTACGGCAACCTCATGCCGGTCGACGAGCTGCTGGCCCGGGTCGACGCGGTGACGCTGGACGACGTGAACGGCCTCGCCGCCGACCTGCTCGCCCGGCCGATGTCCCTCGCCGTGGTGGGCCCGTTCGACGAGTCCGCCTTCGCCGCGCGCTGA